From Yersinia hibernica, a single genomic window includes:
- a CDS encoding lysozyme inhibitor LprI family protein: MLKQKILLLSLLTLPLGQAFALDCQKAVTQQDMNQCANSDYKKADAELNRIYKEVLDKTSSAQRPLLKSAQLTWIKYRDADCTFQTSATEGGSVHPMIISACLTHKTEERTTQLKSFLNCPEGDLSCPL, from the coding sequence ATGCTCAAGCAAAAAATTTTGTTGCTATCATTACTGACATTACCGCTCGGCCAAGCATTCGCTCTTGATTGCCAAAAAGCGGTAACACAGCAGGATATGAATCAATGTGCAAATTCTGATTATAAAAAAGCCGATGCCGAACTCAATCGTATTTATAAAGAAGTTCTCGACAAAACATCTAGCGCCCAAAGGCCATTATTAAAGAGCGCACAATTGACCTGGATAAAATATCGTGATGCCGATTGTACATTCCAAACATCAGCCACCGAGGGCGGTTCAGTACACCCCATGATTATTTCCGCTTGCCTGACCCATAAAACCGAAGAGCGCACAACACAGTTGAAATCATTCTTAAACTGCCCTGAGGGGGATTTAAGTTGCCCGCTATAA
- a CDS encoding amino acid permease, which produces MAASSNKKLSLWSLTSLVVGSMIGAGIFSLPATFGRATGGFGALIAWGIAGGGMLTLAFVFQTLAQRKPDLDSGVYIYAKTGFGDYAGFASAIGFWAGACIGSVSYFVLIKSTLGAFFPLFGDGNTLSAVLIASFILWSFHFMVLRGIKEAATINTIATFAKVIPIFIFIIVLAFAFHGDTFALNFWGTQSLGSVGDLSHLDDYGYTGHAALEIGAGSETLFSQIRSTMLVTVFVFVGIEGASVYSRYAKERKHVGIATVLGFIGVLCLLVLVTMLSYGVLLRPDLAALRQPSMAGVLEQVVGRWGAIFISVGLIISVMGAYLSWTLLAAEALYCAAKSNIMPSILATENKHGVPCAAVWMSNIFIQLFLIVTLFTEYAFQLALELTSSLVLIPYLLVAAYGLKLAWTRETYTAESKDRKKDFIIALIATFYAVLMVYAGGLKYILLSAVIYGPGTLLFIVAKREQKKLIFSAIEKCLFAVALIAAVAALYSLSTGIITV; this is translated from the coding sequence ATGGCGGCCTCATCAAATAAAAAACTGTCATTGTGGTCATTAACTTCGTTGGTTGTCGGTTCAATGATAGGGGCTGGTATTTTTTCTTTACCTGCTACATTTGGCCGGGCAACTGGGGGCTTTGGCGCGCTGATTGCTTGGGGGATTGCAGGTGGCGGGATGCTGACTCTAGCCTTTGTTTTCCAAACTTTGGCACAACGCAAACCCGATCTCGACTCTGGTGTTTATATTTATGCTAAAACCGGATTTGGCGACTATGCCGGTTTTGCATCGGCGATTGGTTTTTGGGCTGGCGCCTGCATCGGCAGTGTCTCTTATTTTGTGTTGATTAAATCCACTTTGGGTGCATTTTTTCCGCTATTTGGCGACGGTAATACTTTATCCGCAGTGTTAATTGCATCATTCATTTTGTGGAGTTTCCACTTTATGGTGTTACGCGGCATTAAAGAGGCGGCGACGATTAATACCATTGCCACTTTTGCCAAGGTGATTCCGATATTTATTTTTATTATTGTTTTGGCCTTTGCCTTTCACGGCGATACTTTCGCGTTAAATTTTTGGGGTACTCAGTCTTTGGGGTCTGTCGGTGACCTCTCCCATCTGGATGATTATGGTTATACCGGCCATGCCGCATTAGAAATAGGCGCGGGCTCTGAGACTTTATTTTCCCAAATTCGTAGCACGATGCTGGTCACGGTATTTGTTTTTGTTGGCATTGAAGGCGCGAGTGTTTATTCCCGCTATGCCAAAGAAAGAAAACACGTTGGTATTGCAACTGTTTTAGGTTTTATTGGCGTTTTATGCCTGCTGGTGTTGGTGACGATGCTCTCTTATGGTGTGCTGCTGCGCCCTGACCTGGCGGCATTACGTCAGCCGTCGATGGCAGGGGTATTGGAGCAGGTAGTGGGCCGCTGGGGAGCCATATTTATCAGTGTCGGGTTGATTATTTCGGTGATGGGGGCCTACCTGTCATGGACTTTACTGGCTGCTGAAGCACTTTATTGCGCAGCCAAAAGCAATATCATGCCCAGCATATTGGCAACGGAGAATAAACACGGGGTACCCTGCGCAGCAGTTTGGATGTCGAATATTTTTATCCAATTATTCTTAATTGTTACGCTTTTCACCGAATATGCTTTCCAGCTTGCACTTGAGTTAACCAGCTCATTGGTTCTGATTCCCTATCTCTTAGTTGCGGCATATGGTTTGAAATTGGCTTGGACTCGAGAGACTTATACTGCAGAGTCGAAAGATCGTAAGAAAGATTTTATTATTGCATTGATAGCCACGTTCTATGCCGTATTGATGGTGTATGCCGGCGGTTTGAAATATATATTACTATCAGCCGTGATATATGGCCCAGGAACCTTGCTGTTTATTGTCGCTAAACGCGAGCAGAAGAAATTAATCTTTTCAGCAATTGAAAAATGTCTTTTTGCTGTGGCACTCATTGCGGCGGTTGCGGCGCTATACAGCCTTTCGACGGGTATCATCACCGTGTGA
- the hdeB gene encoding acid-activated periplasmic chaperone HdeB, producing MLSKSLGHISIAVLLFTTIPPLFASSTTPAEMTCKEFLDLNPKSMTPVAFWILNQDTQYKKGDNVDFQEVDTIYTPKIIDICKKSPEKKVSDVKKDISTPANK from the coding sequence ATGCTTTCTAAATCATTAGGTCATATCTCCATTGCAGTCTTATTGTTTACAACTATCCCCCCATTATTCGCCTCCTCAACCACCCCGGCAGAGATGACCTGCAAGGAATTTCTTGACCTTAACCCAAAAAGCATGACACCTGTCGCCTTCTGGATATTGAATCAAGATACTCAATATAAAAAAGGCGACAATGTCGATTTTCAGGAGGTCGATACTATATACACCCCTAAAATAATTGATATCTGTAAAAAGTCACCAGAGAAAAAAGTATCTGATGTGAAGAAAGATATTTCCACGCCAGCTAATAAATAA
- a CDS encoding phage protein NinX family protein has product MIKWYEESDSEVNRSIALLAGEDPDKWYPYGGIKGKDYCKNPSDAWPIIYANKIGLYSPEVNDDNQWNARIINSRGEWQAYSQSPLRAAMICYLLSREV; this is encoded by the coding sequence ATGATTAAATGGTATGAAGAAAGTGACAGCGAAGTGAATAGAAGTATTGCATTACTGGCCGGTGAAGATCCCGATAAATGGTATCCGTATGGTGGTATTAAAGGTAAGGATTATTGCAAAAACCCTTCCGATGCTTGGCCTATCATTTATGCCAATAAAATTGGCCTCTACTCACCCGAAGTTAATGATGACAATCAGTGGAATGCCAGAATAATTAACTCTCGAGGAGAGTGGCAAGCTTATAGCCAAAGCCCGCTGCGAGCGGCGATGATCTGTTATTTACTCAGTCGAGAAGTTTGA
- a CDS encoding DUF2766 family protein, whose amino-acid sequence MSEMFTNDQELVSDLVACQLVIKQILDVIDIIAPAEVRDKMSHQLKSIDFSSHPAGADPVTKRAIEKAIALIDMKFTQK is encoded by the coding sequence ATGTCTGAAATGTTCACTAATGACCAAGAACTGGTCTCTGATCTGGTCGCCTGCCAATTGGTTATCAAACAAATTCTCGATGTGATTGACATCATTGCGCCAGCAGAAGTGCGGGATAAAATGTCTCACCAACTTAAATCCATTGATTTTTCCTCGCATCCTGCGGGGGCAGACCCAGTGACTAAACGCGCAATTGAGAAAGCCATTGCTTTGATTGATATGAAGTTTACGCAAAAATAA
- a CDS encoding helix-turn-helix domain-containing protein, with protein sequence MSQENHLALVCALSKWVETHLGRVIYLEELAAYSGYSLWHMQKIFKEVTGVSLGKYIRERRLAGAVYQLRSSDSTIFDIALDFGFGSQSHFTYMFRKRYGITPYDFRQNTDIDLNIALPLHAIHQKLA encoded by the coding sequence ATGTCACAAGAAAATCATCTCGCGTTAGTCTGCGCCCTCAGTAAATGGGTCGAAACCCACCTGGGGCGGGTCATCTACCTCGAAGAGCTCGCCGCGTACTCAGGCTATTCGCTTTGGCATATGCAGAAAATATTTAAAGAAGTGACCGGGGTATCGTTAGGTAAATACATTCGTGAAAGACGTTTAGCGGGTGCTGTCTACCAACTGAGAAGCAGTGATAGCACTATTTTTGATATTGCTTTGGATTTTGGCTTTGGTTCACAGTCGCACTTTACTTACATGTTCAGAAAACGTTACGGGATAACCCCGTATGACTTTCGGCAAAATACCGATATTGACCTCAATATCGCCTTGCCCCTGCATGCTATTCACCAGAAATTGGCATAA
- a CDS encoding sensor domain-containing diguanylate cyclase, giving the protein MSLLSFYHNCLGFFSKKIFGKSQKGGPVKRENKKNKLSNLQLDALLNAEKQIAIITTDLDNCITIYNAGAERMFGYSKDEVLGKPISEILHIPENGNSQATLNSLLLNRREVSEWCYQRKDGQRFWGTLSIHEITSEDANVVGYISVIADVSERKYLLMELEKNQQMMDKLTKNLPAMIYAYYLNPEGDSYFSYCSEGIRPIFGLSPADVLQVPKVQNPLFNRIHADDMEMLEQAVATSKENLSVWSCNFRVVLPGKGTHWLHGESFPTRQDDGSVIWYGSFFDITELKQSESILKALSQTDVLTGVANRRHFDEIYQRIWQKSYAEGGTLSVLMIDFDNFKSFNDLYGHAMGDVCLKSIVETLSKSIRGGSDILARYGGEEFIVLLAPSTLSDAKAVAERMRSSIEELDIPHGMSPHGRVTISIGVASVSYPGELLLATDLSNAADKALYRAKTAGKNRVEVELLS; this is encoded by the coding sequence ATGTCTTTACTTTCTTTTTATCATAATTGCTTGGGTTTTTTCTCCAAGAAAATATTTGGTAAAAGTCAAAAGGGTGGGCCAGTGAAGAGAGAGAACAAGAAAAATAAATTATCTAATCTTCAATTGGATGCACTGTTGAATGCAGAGAAGCAGATTGCAATTATTACAACAGACTTAGATAACTGCATTACAATATATAATGCCGGTGCCGAAAGGATGTTCGGCTATTCTAAGGATGAAGTTCTAGGGAAGCCTATTTCAGAGATATTACATATTCCTGAAAACGGTAATTCCCAAGCCACACTGAATTCTTTATTGCTTAATCGGCGTGAGGTCAGTGAGTGGTGCTACCAACGTAAAGATGGCCAACGTTTTTGGGGTACACTGAGTATCCATGAAATAACATCTGAGGATGCTAATGTTGTGGGTTACATCAGTGTTATCGCTGATGTTTCGGAAAGAAAATACTTACTGATGGAACTGGAAAAAAATCAGCAGATGATGGACAAGTTGACTAAAAACTTGCCAGCGATGATTTATGCTTACTATTTGAATCCTGAAGGGGATTCTTATTTTAGTTATTGCAGTGAGGGAATAAGACCCATATTTGGCCTTTCGCCCGCCGATGTTTTGCAGGTACCGAAAGTGCAGAATCCGCTATTTAACCGTATTCATGCTGACGATATGGAAATGCTGGAACAGGCCGTTGCTACCTCTAAGGAGAATTTATCGGTCTGGAGCTGTAATTTTCGGGTTGTGCTGCCGGGCAAAGGGACACATTGGCTCCATGGCGAATCTTTCCCGACCCGACAAGATGATGGTTCGGTTATCTGGTATGGATCGTTTTTTGATATTACAGAACTTAAGCAGTCAGAATCTATCTTAAAAGCCTTGTCACAAACTGATGTGTTGACGGGAGTGGCGAATCGCCGCCATTTTGATGAGATCTACCAACGCATTTGGCAGAAAAGTTATGCCGAGGGCGGCACCCTATCAGTGTTGATGATTGATTTTGATAACTTTAAAAGTTTTAACGATCTTTATGGGCATGCCATGGGGGACGTCTGCTTGAAATCCATTGTTGAGACATTATCAAAATCTATCCGGGGTGGTTCAGATATTCTGGCTCGCTATGGTGGGGAGGAGTTTATTGTCTTGCTTGCACCAAGCACGTTATCAGATGCCAAAGCTGTTGCCGAGCGCATGCGCAGCTCGATCGAGGAGCTGGATATCCCTCATGGAATGTCACCTCATGGGCGAGTGACCATCAGTATTGGTGTGGCGTCAGTCTCTTATCCGGGTGAACTCCTGTTGGCGACAGATTTGTCAAATGCGGCGGATAAAGCACTATATCGGGCAAAAACCGCAGGGAAAAACCGGGTTGAGGTGGAGTTGCTGAGCTAG
- the mgrB gene encoding PhoP/PhoQ regulator MgrB, with protein sequence MNIKKLVAAVVIIAVCCLFYLLALDSYCDQGGTFSMGICTITSIIPW encoded by the coding sequence TTGAACATTAAGAAACTTGTTGCAGCGGTAGTGATCATCGCCGTTTGTTGCTTGTTTTATCTGTTAGCCCTTGATAGTTATTGTGACCAAGGGGGAACTTTTTCTATGGGTATCTGTACCATCACGTCAATTATTCCATGGTAA
- a CDS encoding GNAT family N-acetyltransferase yields the protein MKLTMTDTPAAEDVAEIMAGLKAFNRNFVGDKGRKPLAVFITGEHGEKLGGITAYTLGNYLSIELLWVSDSLRHSGAGSKLMQAVEQEAIQRGCKFAQVDTFSFQARPFYEKHGYQLKMALENVVDEYHRYYLTKELVS from the coding sequence ATGAAGTTGACGATGACAGATACCCCCGCGGCTGAAGATGTGGCAGAAATTATGGCCGGGTTGAAGGCTTTTAACCGCAATTTTGTTGGAGATAAGGGCCGTAAACCATTAGCCGTGTTTATAACCGGTGAGCATGGTGAAAAGTTAGGGGGAATTACCGCCTATACCTTAGGCAATTATCTGAGTATTGAATTATTGTGGGTATCAGATTCATTACGCCATTCTGGGGCTGGCAGTAAATTGATGCAGGCTGTGGAGCAAGAAGCAATACAACGTGGCTGTAAGTTCGCCCAAGTCGATACATTCAGTTTTCAAGCCCGCCCTTTTTATGAAAAACACGGATACCAATTGAAAATGGCGCTAGAAAATGTCGTAGATGAATATCATCGCTATTATTTGACTAAAGAGTTGGTGAGCTAA
- a CDS encoding PA4780 family RIO1-like protein kinase, producing the protein MKIPKRIQPLVDDGLVDEVIRRLKSGKEADVYVVRCGQDIRCAKVYKEAENRNFKQAVQYQEGRKVRNSRDARAMAKGSKFGRKQQEETWQTAEVDALYLLANADVRVPQPYACLDGVLLMELVTDADGLAAPRLSDVPFSKEQALIDHGIMIRYVVRMLCAGLVHGDLSEFNVLIDQDGPVIIDLPQAVNAAANNNAKAMLERDVANMTHYYGQYAPELLGSQYAKEMWALYEDGKLYPETPLTGEFAESTQAIDVEGVLEEIQAVIAEEQERLREAQDPY; encoded by the coding sequence ATGAAAATTCCAAAACGAATCCAACCGCTGGTTGATGACGGCTTGGTTGACGAAGTCATCCGTCGTTTAAAAAGTGGCAAAGAAGCTGATGTCTACGTTGTCCGTTGTGGGCAGGACATTCGCTGCGCGAAAGTTTATAAAGAAGCCGAGAACCGCAATTTTAAACAGGCAGTTCAGTATCAAGAAGGCCGTAAGGTACGTAATAGCCGCGATGCGCGTGCCATGGCCAAGGGGTCTAAATTTGGCCGCAAGCAGCAAGAAGAAACCTGGCAAACCGCCGAGGTGGATGCCCTGTACTTGCTTGCTAATGCTGATGTTCGTGTGCCACAACCTTATGCATGCCTCGACGGTGTGTTGCTAATGGAGCTGGTCACCGATGCTGACGGGCTTGCTGCCCCCCGGCTCAGCGATGTTCCCTTTAGCAAAGAACAGGCCCTGATTGACCATGGCATTATGATCCGCTATGTGGTTCGGATGCTGTGCGCTGGCTTGGTTCATGGCGACTTGTCGGAGTTCAATGTCTTAATTGACCAAGATGGCCCGGTGATTATCGACCTACCGCAAGCAGTCAATGCTGCGGCGAATAATAATGCTAAAGCCATGCTAGAGAGAGATGTGGCAAATATGACACATTATTATGGTCAATACGCCCCTGAGTTACTTGGCAGTCAATATGCCAAAGAGATGTGGGCGCTCTATGAAGATGGCAAGTTGTATCCTGAGACCCCATTGACAGGCGAGTTTGCAGAAAGCACGCAAGCCATTGATGTTGAAGGTGTACTGGAGGAAATTCAGGCGGTCATTGCTGAAGAGCAGGAGCGTCTACGCGAGGCGCAAGACCCTTACTGA
- a CDS encoding DMT family transporter, which yields MSTLLYLLVVLIWGTTWIAITLQQQGDVAITVSILYRFALAAGIMMIFLLLVRRLRPLALGDHLFCVIQGFCVFAFNFYCFYHAAAYISSGLESVIFSMAVLFNAINGMIFFRQRLSPNLVPASILGMVGIVALFWQDLTATQIAPELLKGVGLSLLGTYGFSLGNMISSRHQRRGLDILSTNAYAMTYGAVLMGVFSLIQQHSFTVELTASYFGSLLYLAIFGSVIAFAAYFSLIGRIGASGAAYSTLLFPLVALTISTFYEDYHWHLNAIIGLLLILLGNLVMFAKLGMVRSWFKRPSLE from the coding sequence ATGAGTACACTGCTTTATTTGTTGGTTGTATTGATTTGGGGGACGACATGGATTGCGATTACCCTGCAACAACAAGGAGATGTGGCTATCACGGTGTCTATACTTTACCGATTTGCACTGGCAGCCGGCATCATGATGATTTTTTTGCTGCTAGTACGTCGCTTGCGCCCTCTCGCGCTAGGTGACCATCTGTTTTGTGTCATCCAAGGATTCTGCGTCTTCGCCTTCAATTTTTACTGTTTTTATCATGCGGCGGCTTACATCAGCAGTGGCCTGGAGTCCGTTATTTTCTCCATGGCAGTTTTATTCAATGCTATCAATGGCATGATTTTCTTTCGCCAACGTCTTAGTCCTAACCTCGTGCCCGCCAGTATTTTGGGGATGGTAGGTATTGTGGCCTTATTCTGGCAGGACCTTACCGCAACTCAAATAGCGCCCGAACTACTGAAAGGGGTCGGCCTGAGTCTACTTGGGACCTACGGCTTCTCGCTGGGTAATATGATAAGTAGCCGCCACCAGCGCCGTGGGCTGGATATTCTGTCAACCAATGCTTATGCCATGACCTATGGCGCGGTACTAATGGGGGTATTCAGCTTAATTCAGCAGCACTCTTTTACTGTTGAACTGACAGCCAGTTATTTTGGCTCATTACTGTATCTGGCTATTTTCGGTTCTGTTATTGCCTTTGCCGCTTATTTCAGTTTGATTGGTCGTATTGGTGCCAGTGGTGCAGCTTATAGCACCTTGTTATTTCCTTTGGTTGCGCTAACCATATCAACTTTCTATGAAGACTATCACTGGCACCTGAATGCTATTATCGGTTTACTACTTATCTTACTGGGTAATTTGGTTATGTTCGCCAAACTTGGCATGGTGCGGTCCTGGTTTAAACGACCATCACTGGAATAA
- a CDS encoding ABC transporter ATP-binding protein, translating into MLRRFFSYYTPYKGLFYLDFGCAILAGLLELSFPMAVKLFIDKLLPNQDWVLIVWAATGLLLIYLLNTALMAIVNYWGHALGVGIETDMRRQAFSHLQKLSFSYYDNMKTGHIITHVTKDLEEVGEIAHHGPEDLFIAVMTFIGAFILMASVHLPLAMLTIIIVPFMTYLVSRYGAQMTDTWRRLFGQVGNFNARIEESIGGIRVVKAFANESHEKKLFAKDNENYRTTKLRAYRIMTTSMTMSYLSTRLVQLIVMVVGTWYVVHDQLSYGGFVGFLLLVEVFFRPVAKITSVLESYPKGIAGFKRFTQLIDTLPDIVDQPQARPVGHLRGDICYQNVSFGYSPQNKIFTDLNLQIRAGETVAFVGPSGAGKTTLCSLLPRFYELDDGVITIDGINIRDMTQQSLRNNIGIVQQDVFLFGGSIRENIAYGKLDASDDEIMAAARQARLDELIDSLPDGLDTVVGERGVKLSGGQKQRLSIARIFLKNPPILILDEATSALDTATEQAIQLALTELSQGRTTLVIAHRLATIQNADRIIVVDKEGIVEQGDHHELLARQGAYAKLHNAQFSAA; encoded by the coding sequence ATGCTCCGCCGTTTCTTTTCTTATTACACCCCGTACAAAGGGCTTTTCTATCTGGATTTCGGCTGTGCTATTTTAGCCGGGCTGCTGGAGCTGAGCTTCCCGATGGCGGTAAAATTGTTTATTGATAAGCTGCTCCCTAACCAAGATTGGGTGTTGATAGTCTGGGCGGCGACGGGCCTGCTACTGATTTATCTCCTCAATACCGCGCTCATGGCGATAGTGAACTATTGGGGGCATGCTCTCGGGGTTGGTATCGAAACTGATATGCGCCGCCAGGCATTTAGTCATCTGCAAAAGTTATCATTTAGCTATTACGACAATATGAAAACCGGCCATATTATTACCCACGTCACAAAAGATCTGGAGGAAGTCGGGGAAATTGCCCATCACGGGCCTGAAGACCTTTTCATTGCGGTAATGACATTTATTGGTGCTTTTATTCTGATGGCATCCGTTCACCTGCCATTAGCCATGCTCACTATTATTATTGTGCCATTTATGACCTATTTGGTCAGTCGCTATGGCGCCCAAATGACCGACACCTGGCGGCGGCTATTTGGTCAGGTGGGGAATTTTAATGCCCGTATTGAAGAAAGTATTGGTGGCATTCGCGTGGTAAAAGCCTTCGCCAACGAATCCCATGAAAAGAAATTATTTGCCAAAGATAACGAAAACTACCGCACCACTAAATTGCGGGCCTACCGCATTATGACCACCAGCATGACCATGAGCTACCTCAGCACCCGCCTGGTACAGTTGATTGTGATGGTAGTCGGCACTTGGTATGTGGTTCATGACCAACTTAGCTATGGGGGTTTTGTCGGTTTCCTATTGTTAGTCGAGGTTTTTTTCCGCCCAGTTGCAAAAATAACTTCCGTACTGGAAAGTTATCCGAAAGGAATCGCGGGATTTAAACGATTTACTCAACTGATTGATACATTGCCCGATATTGTTGACCAACCTCAAGCGCGCCCGGTGGGTCATCTGCGCGGCGATATTTGTTACCAGAATGTCAGTTTCGGCTATTCACCACAAAACAAAATCTTTACTGACTTAAACTTGCAAATCCGTGCCGGTGAAACCGTGGCTTTCGTCGGGCCATCGGGGGCCGGTAAGACCACCTTGTGCTCATTACTCCCCCGCTTCTATGAGCTTGATGATGGTGTAATTACCATTGATGGGATTAATATCCGTGATATGACGCAACAATCATTGCGCAATAATATCGGTATCGTTCAGCAAGATGTTTTCCTATTCGGCGGCTCTATCCGTGAAAACATTGCCTATGGCAAGTTAGATGCCAGCGATGACGAAATTATGGCTGCCGCGCGCCAAGCCCGTTTAGACGAGCTCATTGACAGCTTGCCAGATGGCCTTGATACCGTGGTCGGCGAGCGCGGGGTGAAATTATCCGGTGGCCAGAAACAGCGCCTTTCCATTGCGCGAATTTTCTTGAAAAATCCGCCAATCTTGATTCTTGATGAAGCAACCTCGGCGCTGGATACGGCCACAGAACAAGCTATCCAACTCGCGCTGACTGAATTATCACAAGGGCGAACCACTCTGGTCATTGCTCACCGTTTAGCCACCATTCAAAATGCTGATCGCATCATTGTGGTTGATAAAGAGGGCATTGTTGAACAGGGTGACCATCACGAGTTACTTGCCCGCCAAGGGGCCTATGCCAAATTGCATAATGCTCAGTTCAGTGCCGCCTGA
- a CDS encoding DUF4060 family protein — MKRIIKGDSNLSHLVIAHAAIDHHQKSYGERRQGWPSTYLIRYKNNRVAVEVVTRRQSYVATLMIGARNLSKLCGISALHL, encoded by the coding sequence ATGAAACGTATTATTAAAGGTGACTCAAATTTATCCCACCTGGTTATTGCCCATGCAGCAATTGACCACCATCAAAAATCTTATGGCGAGCGGCGTCAGGGTTGGCCTTCAACTTATCTTATTCGTTACAAAAATAATCGTGTCGCGGTTGAAGTCGTCACCCGGCGTCAGTCTTATGTGGCGACATTAATGATTGGTGCCCGAAATTTAAGTAAGTTATGTGGTATTTCAGCGTTACATCTCTGA
- a CDS encoding helix-turn-helix domain-containing protein, whose product MLERYQAFETLREHKARLHDCVQLGSGIQLAAWSNRDDCITQESPDHHTLSLYVADGYECYHKTRAGWKNGGGPDRFCIMPKGSLSSWDVRDDLSFVHLYCTDKHLRLLAEQIWERSPQSIQVDERIFADDPQITLLYRQFLLNCDWQERANHLALSSAATLLMAHLLKNYTQLQWAMPTFRGGLAPVVLKRVKEFIDAHLAQPLLLSDLAEQAGLSEFHFARMFKQSTGLAPHQFVLKVRLSRAEQLLKHSLMPLIHIALECGFSSASHFSHCFKAAYGVTPSVMRQR is encoded by the coding sequence ATGTTGGAACGGTACCAAGCCTTTGAAACCCTTAGAGAACATAAAGCGCGTTTGCATGATTGCGTGCAACTTGGCTCGGGTATTCAACTAGCGGCCTGGTCAAATCGCGATGACTGCATTACGCAAGAAAGCCCGGATCACCACACTCTGAGTTTGTATGTTGCAGATGGCTATGAGTGCTATCACAAAACGCGGGCTGGTTGGAAGAATGGTGGTGGACCTGACCGTTTTTGCATTATGCCAAAGGGCAGTTTATCGAGCTGGGATGTGCGAGATGATTTGTCATTCGTGCATTTGTATTGTACCGATAAACATTTGCGCTTATTGGCAGAGCAAATCTGGGAACGTAGCCCTCAATCTATTCAGGTTGATGAGCGCATTTTTGCTGATGATCCGCAAATAACCCTGTTATATCGCCAGTTTTTATTGAACTGTGACTGGCAAGAGCGTGCAAATCATTTAGCACTCAGCAGTGCGGCAACACTGCTGATGGCCCATTTACTCAAGAATTACACTCAGTTACAGTGGGCAATGCCAACTTTTCGTGGTGGTTTGGCTCCGGTGGTATTAAAGCGGGTAAAGGAGTTTATCGATGCTCATCTTGCACAACCGCTGTTATTGTCAGACCTTGCAGAACAGGCCGGGCTGAGTGAATTCCATTTCGCACGTATGTTCAAACAAAGTACCGGGTTGGCACCTCACCAATTTGTATTGAAAGTTCGCTTGTCGCGTGCGGAACAATTATTAAAACACAGCTTGATGCCACTTATCCATATTGCTTTAGAGTGTGGTTTTAGCTCTGCCAGCCACTTTAGTCATTGTTTTAAAGCAGCGTATGGAGTAACACCCTCGGTGATGCGACAACGTTAA
- a CDS encoding YebO family protein: MLETNMGAMGIFPIALSLFTVIFFLIVWFFLSRASVRANEQVRLLQDLLEQQKQQTELLKALLANATGVSDFESDSDSVSPLDFKGVIPER; encoded by the coding sequence ATGTTAGAGACAAATATGGGCGCAATGGGTATTTTCCCCATTGCTTTATCGCTGTTTACCGTCATTTTTTTCTTGATAGTTTGGTTCTTTTTGAGCCGTGCCAGCGTACGAGCAAATGAACAAGTCCGCTTGTTGCAAGACCTGCTTGAGCAGCAGAAACAGCAAACAGAATTACTGAAAGCATTACTGGCAAATGCAACGGGTGTCAGTGATTTTGAAAGTGACAGTGATAGTGTTTCTCCCCTCGATTTCAAAGGTGTTATTCCGGAGAGATAA
- a CDS encoding YobH family protein → MSLFRLFLVAAIIYLALLFSGYGVLIGSGKNAAGLGLQCKYLTARSISTAQFINGENGIIGVSNCPLVKKMGNNVFD, encoded by the coding sequence ATGAGCTTATTTAGACTTTTCTTGGTAGCAGCAATTATATACTTAGCCCTGCTTTTTTCAGGCTATGGTGTCCTGATTGGCAGTGGAAAGAACGCCGCGGGCCTCGGTTTGCAATGCAAATATTTAACAGCCAGAAGCATATCAACCGCTCAATTTATAAACGGAGAAAATGGCATTATCGGCGTCAGCAACTGCCCGTTAGTCAAAAAAATGGGTAATAATGTATTTGACTAA